The Achromobacter deleyi region TCACGCCGTTGTCGCCCCGGAGATTGAACACCGCCTTGTAGTTGCCGACCCGTATGGCGCCAGGCGACAGCTCGTTCTCGGTGAAATAGAACCACGACTTGCGCGCCGACTTGCCGGTCCCGAAAAGAACGGGCGACATGTCGTAGCTGTCGAAGACGATGGGCTTTGCGGCGCGGTCGTTCTCAGGCAGCTTCACGCCGGCCACCGCGGCGAACGTCGCCATCAGGTCCAGGCCGCCCACGATGCTGTGGTCCTTGGAAGAGGGCGCGATCTTGCCCGGCATCCAGGCAATGGCCGGAACCCGGTTGCCGCCTTCGCGCACGGTGCCTTTGGTCCCGCGGAACGGTGTATAGCCGGCATCGGGATAGACGTCCTGCCAGGCGCCGTTGTCGGTCGTGTAGAAGACCAGCGTGTTCTTGTCCAGCCCCAGCGCCCGCAGCTTGTCCATGATCCGCCCGATGCGCGCATCCAGCTCCACGACCGAATCGGCATATTTGCTCTTGGACAACGATTTCCCGATGTAGTCAGGATCCGGCATGTTCGGCTGGTGCACCTTCATGAAGTTGATGTTCATGAAGAACGGCTGGTCGGACTTGGCGTTCCGGTCCAGGAAGTCGAGCGACGCCTTTTCGACATAGCGGTCGAAGAACGGGATGCCCACGACCCCTTCCTTGCCGTCCACGACCGGCGTATCGACGTACTGTCCGTTGATCTTGAAGTCCTCGCGCGGCGTTTCGCCGGCGTTGCCCGAGAGGGCGCCCCGCGTGACTTTCTGGAACATTGCGCGCAGTTCGGGATCCATGTCCGGAAACCAGGTGGGATCCGCGTAGGTATATGCGTTCAGATGGTAGAGGCCGGCGTACTTCATCTCGTCGTAGCCTTGCGCATTCGGCAGGGAGTAGTCCGCTTCGCCCAGGTGCCATTTCCCGGTGAAGAACGTCTTGTAGCCGCCCGTCTTGAGGACCGAGGCCAGCGTCCATTCCTCTGCCGGCAAGCCGCCACCCTGGCCTTGGAACGCGACGGTGGTCATGCCGCTGCGGTTGGGGATGCGACCGGTCTGCATGGCGGCCCGGCCCGGCGTGCAGCTGGGTTGCGCGTAGAAGGAGAAGAACGTCATTCCCTCGTTGGCCAGCCGGTCGATGTTGGGCGTTGGCATTCCACGCCCGACGCCACCGCCATAAGGGCCAAGATCGCCATAGCCCGTGTCGTCCGACACGATCAGCACGATGTTGGGCTTGCGCTGTTCCTGCGCTGCCGCAGGCGCGCAGAGTGCCGCCGCCGCGCCGAAAAGCGCCGCAATGCCACAAAAGAGAGTTCGTTTGGTCGCCATTTGCAACACTCCACCGCTAGAGAGTTGAATCGACCGCACGAAGCTGCAAACCGTGCGGTGCACGTTGGCCTGCGTATTGGGAAGCTCAAAGGCGGGCGAGACGACTCATGCCGTTGAACTGCGCTTATTTTCACCTTCCCCCAGCCACTGTCAATCGTTTCGGCGGCGGCGCGGCGGGGGGATGCGGCTGGACTGGAACGGATGCACCAGGGCTGCCTGCCGGCGCAGCCGGCGTCCATCCGGAAGGATCGTCAGTTCAGATGGCCTGCTGCTTCATCCGCTTCGATAGCGCCTCGGCGGTTTCCTTGCGCTCGCTGTAGCGGTCCACCAGATAAGGGGCCGCGTCGCGCGTAAGCAGCGTGAACTTCATGAGTTCTTCGACCACATCGACCACCCGATCGTAGTAGGGCGACGGCTTCATCCGCCCGGCTTCATCGAATTCCTGGTAAGCCTTCGCCACCGAGGACTGATTGGGGATGGTCAGCATGCGCATCCAGCGACCCAGCACGCGCATCTGGTTCAGGGCATTGAAGGACTGGGATCCGCCCGAGACCTGCATGACGGCAAGCGTCTTTCCCTGAGTGGGACGCACGGCCCCCACGGACAGCGGAATCCAGTCGATCTGCGTCTTCATCAGGCCGCTCATGGCGCCATGGCGTTCCGGTGAGCTCCAGACCATGCCCTCGGCCCACTGCACCAGTTCCCGGAGCTCGCGAACCTTGGGGTGGTCATCCGTTGCATCATCGACCAGCGGCAGGCCCGAAGGGTTGAACGTTCGCGTCTCGGCGCCCAGCGCCTGGAGCAGCCGGGCCGCCTCCTCGGCGACCAGGCGGCTGTAGGATCGCTGCCGCAGCGAACCATACAGCAGCAGGATGCGCGGGGCGTGAGTGGCCCGCTTGGGCGAAAACAGCTCGGCGGTGTCCGGCCGGTCAAACAGCGCCGGATCTACGTTGGGCAGGTCGACAAGGAGCTCAGGCATGGCGCGAACTCCCGCAGGCGGGATGGTGGTGAATCATGACTGCACTCATAAGAGCCTCTGGATGTGTTGGAAAAAATGGTCAGGCAGGCCTGACGGGCGTCGGACGCGCCCGCAGCACGATCAGCGCGCCGAATGCGGCGGATCCCAGCGCACCGGACAGCCAGAGGGCATTCGCGCCCCAGGCATCCAGGGCCAGCCCAAAGAGGAAGGGAGCCAGCGCCTGCGCGACGCGGGCCGGCATCATCAGCCAGCCCTGGCGCGCGCCGTAGCCTTGCGTGCCGAAAAGAACGAGCGGCAGCGTGCCCTTGGCAATGGTCAGGATGCCGTTGCCGGCCCCGTGCAGGATCGCGAAGGCCGGTGCAAACGCCGGCCCAGCCATCAGCAATATCGCCACGCCCGCCGGATGGGCGAGCGCCGCCAGGCGCGCCGACAGTAGCGGATGCACGCCGCGCAGAAAGCTGAACTCCAGCACGCGGCCGGCAACCTGGGCCGGGCCGATCAGCGCGCCGACGCCGACCGCCGCGGCCAGGCTGGCGCCCGTGGCTTCCAGCATCCGCGGCAGGTGCGTCGCCATCGCCGTGCTGATGAACCAGGTCGCGGCGAATACAAAGGCGAGCAGGGCAGTGGTCAGGCCAGGAGACTCCGGCTTTGCCGGAAGGGGAGCATCAACAGGGCGCGACTCGTGGGTGACGGGCCTTTCCACCGGCAAGCCCACGGACGCCCTGGGAAGCCAGGCATTGAGCGGCAGCCCTATCAGCAGGTGCAGGGCGGCCCAGCCGAAACAAGCCCCGCGCCAGCCGAACTCGGTCTCCATCCAGGCAGACATGGGCCATCCGACGGTGCTGGCGAAGCCCGCTATCAATGTGATGCCGGTGATGGCGCCCCGGGCGTGAAGACCATACAGGCGGACCAGGCTGGAAAATGCGGCTTCGTAAAGACCCGCCCCCATCGCAACGCCAATCACCAGCCAGGCGGCGAACATCGACCACGGGCCTTGCGCCAATCCCAGCATCGCAAGCCCAGACGCGAACAGCAGGCTGGTTCCCGTCAGAACGGCCCGGCCGCCGTGCCGGTCGATCGCGTGGCCGGCCCAAGGGCCGATCAAGGCCGACGCCACGAGCGCAACGGAAAACGCCGCGTAGACAGTCGGGGCCGGCAGGCCCAACTCGCTGGCCATGGGCGTCGCCAGCATCGCCGGCAGATAGTATGAAGACGCCCAGGCCAGCGTTTGCGCCGTGCCCAGGGTGCCGACCACTCGGGATTGCGAGGCAGAGGTCTGCAGCGGCGGCACGTATCAGCTCCGGCTGGCGCCGGCCTCGTACCAGGCCTTGCTCTGGTTGACGATGCGCACCACAAGCAACATGACGGGAACCTCGATCAGCACGCCAACCACCGTCGCCAAGGCGGCGCCGGACTGGAACCCGAACAGGCTGATGGCGGCGGCCACGGCCAGCTCGAAGAAATTGCTCGCGCCGATCAACGCGGACGGACCGGCGATGCAATGCCGCTCGCCGACCCGGCGATTAAGCCAGTACGCCAGGCCGGAGTTCAAGAACACCTGGATCAGGATCGGCACCGCCAGCATGGCGATCACCAGGGGTTGGCGAATGATTGCTTCGCCCTGGAACGCGAACAGCAGCACCAGCGTCAGGAGGAGGGCGGCGATGGAAAACGGCCCGATCCGCGCCAATGCCGCCTCCAAGGCTGCCTGCCCGCGGCGCAGGAGCGCGCGGCGCCAGAGTTGCGCCAGCACGACCGGAATCACGATGTACAGTCCGACCGACACCAAGAGCGTGTCCCACGGCACGGTGATGGCCGACAGCCCCAGCAACAGGCCCACCAACGGTGCAAAGGCGAACACCATGATCGTGTCGTTCAGCGCGACTTGGGACAGCGTAAACACGGGATCGCCACCGGTCAGCCGGCTCCAGACGAACACCATGGCGGTGCAGGGCGCGGCGGCCAACAGGATCAATCCGGCGATGTAGCTGTCCAGCTGGTCGGCAGGCAACCACGAGGAAAAGACCTGCCGGATGAACAGCCAGCCCAGCAAGGCCATGGAGAACGGCTTTACCGCCCAGTTGATGAACAGCGTCACCCCTATGCCGCGCCAATGCTGCCTGACCTGGCCCAGTGCCCCGAAGTCCACCTTGAGCAACATCGGGATGATCATCACCCAGATCAGGAGCCCGACCGGCAGGTTGACCTGTGCGACTTCGAGGCGCCCTATGGCCTGGAACAGCGCGGGCATGGACTGCCCCAGCCCGACTCCCAGCACGATGCAGAGAACGACCCACAAGGTCAGGTAGCGCTCGAAGGCGCCAATGGCGGGGGCCTGCCGCGGAGCAGGCGCCGCTTGTGTGCCGGATGACATCGGCTACTCCTGTGTCTTGCCGATGCCCCGCAGCCCGGCCTGGAGCGACATGGCGTCCAGGCGCTCAAGACGCAGGAAGAGGAACAACATGTTGAAGAAAGAGTGGGGCATGGTCGGTTCCGGCAGCAGCGAAGGAAAGAGAGGCACGTCGCGGACGATTGCCGGTCAGCAGGAAGTGCAGGCCTCGGGATCGGAAACCTCGCAAGGGGCACCTTGGCAACAGTGCTCGGTGAGATAGCCGAGCAAGCCGTTCATCCGGGAAAAATCGGCTCGGTAGATCAGGTTGCGGCCCTGCTGCTCGACGGTGACGAGTCCGGCGTGGGCCAGTTCCTTCAAATGGAAGGACAGCGTGTTTCGCGCCACGCCGAGCTGGTCAGCCAGGACGCTGGGAGTAAGCCCGGCAAGCCCGGCAACCACCAGGGCGCGGAACACGCGCAGGCGTTGGGCATGGGCCAGGGCATTGAGGGCGGAGACGGCTTGATCTTCATTCATGATTCAATCATACAACGATTATTGAATCATCGAAAAGCCGTTCCGGCGCTGACTGACCGCCGGCGCGGCCCTGCGCCGGATCGCCAGAGACCTCCGCCACCCGCTGCCCCCGGAATCCTATGCCGCGACAAGGCCTCGTGCACAAAAGCCGCTGCGCTTCATGTCTTGCACGAACTCGGTCAGCGCCCGCGAGGCAGCCCGAAGCACGGGTTCAGAAAAAGGCGTGAAGGGCGGGCCGGCGGGCGGCCACGCCCGCTGCTACGTTCACTGCGACCCGAGGAATCCCGCCTCCCTGATGATGGGCTCCCACGAGGCGATCTCCGCCTTGACGGTGGCGTCCATCTGCTCCGGCGTGCTGGCGACTTTGACAAATCCCAGCTCCGTCAGCTTTGCCTCGTTTTCGCCCAGCGCCTTGATGATCGCACTGTGCAGGCGGCTTACGATCTCCGGTGGCGTACCGGCAGGCAGGTTGAATCCATACCAGGTGTCCGAATCGTATCCGGGAAGACCGCTCTCGGCCACGGTCGGTACGGTGGGCAACGACGGGCTTCTTTGCGGGCTGCCCACGGAAAGGATGCGAATCGCGCCAGACCGCAATTGCGGTTCCGCCGATGGGATCTGGACAAACATCATGTCGATCTGTCCGCCCAGCAGGTCGGTCATGGCGGGAGCTCCGCCCTTATAGGGAACATGCAGGATATCGACCTTCGCCATGTTCTTGTACAGCTCTCCCGCCAGATGCTGCGACGTGCCCACGCCGGCGGACCCATAGGTGAGCTTGCCCGGATTGGCCTTGGCCGCGGCCTGGACGTCGGCCATGGACTTGAACCTGGAATCGCTGCGCACCGCAAGCACCAGCGGAACCCGCACCGCCACGGTCAGCGATGCGAAATCCTTGACCGGGTTGTAGGGCAGCTTCTTGTAGACCGATGGGTTGATGGTCATGATCCCGCCGGCGGTCAGCATCATGGTGTAGCCGTCGGGCGCCGCCCGCGCTGTCTGCTGTGCCGCAATGGTGCCGCCCGCGCCGGCCTTGGATTCGACCACGACGGTTTGTCCCAGCTCCTGCCCGACGGAGCGCGCGACGAGACGCGCCAGGGCGTCCGTGCTGGCGCCGGGAGGGTAGGGCGTGATCATTGTTATCGGCCGGCTGGGAAAATCCGCGGTTGACGCCAGTGCGCCGGCCGAGGGGATAAGAACCGCGACGGCCAGTGTGCCCGTCAGGCTGCGGAAGAATCTGCTTAGGGTCATGTCTTTGTCTCCTTGTTGTAGTGATACCTATGCGCCGGTCAAGGCGGCGTCAAACAGCGCGCGCATCCGGCCGGCTTGTGCTGCAAATTGGCCATCGCGATCGGCATTGAAGTTGTGGCTGGCTATCTGGCGGATCGCGGGCCAGTGCGCCTCTCGCACACCCAATCGATCCAACGCCGTCGACAGCCCCCATTGCCGCCACTCGCGGCGCAGGCGGGCGGCAAGGCTGGCACGATCGGGCGAACCGCCCAGGGCCTGGGCCAGACCGGCCAATAGTTCATCCGCGCTATCGGGAGCCAGCTGAATGATGGCCGGGGTCAAGGCCGCGTAGGCATCCGCCTGGCTGACCTGCGGGCAGACATGGAACACGGCCGCGGCCAGCGCGTAGGCCTGGCTGGCAATCGAATGCGCGTCCATCGGCCTGCCGCCATCATCCTCATCCCGGTTCTGCAGCAACGCCGCCGCGCACAGGTCCAGCAGAACGTCGGGGGTGAAAGGGCGCTGGCTGGCAAATGCCTTCTGCGCGATCGTCCACGCCTGCCGCCGGCTGGCCTGCACCAGGGGATTCGCCCGGGCCACGCTGGCCATGCTCATCAGCGCGCGCCAATAGACCGTGAAACTGGTGCGCACGGCGAGCGACGGCGGCGCGCTGGCCAGCGCCCGCGTATCCCAGAATACGCAGCGAGGCCGCGTCTTGGGGTCGAAGAACTCCAGGCGGGTCCCGCCACCCAGCACCGCGCTGCCTCCGCGCGCCTGCGCCGAGGTCGGTGCGGTCAAGATATTGAAGATGGGTAGTTTGGGAGCAAGCAAACGGGGGCTGACAGCCGCCCCCCCGGCGGGATACTGCGTTACCAGGGCGTCTACCGGGCCGGGCTCGGCAAGCAGGATGGCCACGACCCGGGCCGCCTTGATGACGCTGCCCGCCCCCAGGGCGATCAGTCCGTCCGCCTGGATCTCACGCGCACGGCAAACCGCGCCTTGCAGATCCTCCAATGGCGCCTCCTTGCCAATGCCGCAGAACAGTCCCGCGATGCGGCCGCCCGACTGGCGTTGCAGATCGTCCATCCAGGCCTGGTCCTTCGCGACCGTTCTGCCGGTCAGCAGCAGGGCGCGCCCAACCCCCGCCTGCCTCAGTTCGTTTTCCAGTTCGTCCAGGGCGCCCACCCCGGCGTGAACGCGCAAGGCGTGGCTACGGCTGTGGTAGTTGGCCATCATCGCGTGCCGCCGCAAGGGTAGACGCGGCCCTCGGCGATGCGGCGCGCGGTGCGCACGATCGCGGCGCGTTCCACCCGCCATTCCTCGCCCTCGGGCCGCACATGAGCGTCGACGTGGATGAGGCCGGACGGGTGCCCAAACGCGAGCTCGCATGGCACAGGCCGCCGCAGCATGCGGGCGGGCAGCGTGCCGGCAATGCCGCAGGCCATGCCGGTCGTGGCCGTGACCGTGGCCGCCAACGTTTTGCTCGTGGACCCCGACGCGAACTGCCGGCAGACCAGGTCCTGCGCCGTTGCCGGGATCAGGCGTCCATCCGTGCAAGTGGAGTAGTCGCGCGGGGATTGCAGAATCACGAGCATCGGGGTCGACGGCGCCTGCCGCGCATTCCAATAATCCCCAAGACCGACCCGATGCGCGACATTGCGGCGGATGGCATTCATGCGCGCCTTCAGCGCCGCATTCCCGTCGATGGCCCCAGGTTCCTCGGTGCCGTTCAAGCCCAGGCTCGACGCGTGTATATAGACCACCAGATTGGCTCCATCAACTACGGAGACCTCCACGGCGCCAATGCCTTCGACTTCCAACCGGGTCAACGGAGCGCCCAGCGGAAGGAGCTTTCCCGTGATTGCTCCCGTCGCCCGCGAAAAATCCAGTTCAATCGCCGCGCCCGTACCCGGCACGCCGTCGATCGCGCACGATCCTTCGGTCTGCGCCAGGCTGGCCGAGACGGGCACGCGCACATGCACGATCCGGTCGGTGTTCAGGTTATGCACCCGCACCAGCGTATGGCCATTCTCGGCCGGCACCAGTCCTTCTTCGATGGCGTAGACCCCTACCGCGGCAGTCAGATTGCCGCAATTGAGGTTGAAGTCGACTTCCGGCGCCAGGATGCCTACCTGGCCAAACAGATAGCTCACGTCGCTGTCCGCGCGCACCGGCGGCCCGATGATGGCTGCCTTGCTGGTGAGCTTGTCGGCGCCGCCCAGACCGTCGATCTGGCGGCGGTCCGGGCTGCCGAAGATTCTCAGGAGCAAATCGGCGAGAGCGGCCCGATCCTGCGGGACATCGCTGGCACGCAGAAACACCCCCTTGCTGGTGCCGCCTCGCATCAGGACGAACGGCAGCGGGGGAGGAAGGTTCAACATGGCATTCCCCTCATCAATCAAGCGAGATTTGCTTGCGCTGGATCAGGTCGGCCCAAAGGGCGCGATCGGATTGGATCAGCGCTGAATAGGCCTGGGGGCTGCTTTGGGCAGGCAGGATAAAACCCAGGTCCGTGAAGGTCTTGCGTAGCGCCGGCTCCGCGAGGGCCTTGTTGGCGGCGGACGCCAACCGGGCAACGTGCTCATCGGGCGTGGCGGCGGGAACCATCAGGCCATATCGAACCAGCACGACGTAGTCCGGAAAACCGAGCTCGGCAAAAGTGGGCACGTCGGGAAGCAGCGGCAAGCGCTCGCGCGTGGCAACCGCCATCGGACGCACTTTCCCGGCCCGGATTTGCGGAAGGGCGGATCCAACCACGCCAAAGAGGGCTTGCACCTCATTTGCCATCAAAGCCTGCAGGGCGGGCGCGCCGCCCTTGTAGGGAATGTGCGTGATTTCTATCCCGGCGGCCTGGCTGAACAGCTCTCCAGCCAGGTGAAACGTGCCGCCATTGCCGGTGGAGGAGTAGTTGATTTTTCCCGGGTGCGCCTTGGCGTACGCCACGAATTCGGACAGGTTGCTCACCGGCAGCTTCGGATTGACCATCATGATGACCGGAAGATCCGACAGCAGGGCCACCGCCCTCAGATCGCGGTCCGCGTTGT contains the following coding sequences:
- a CDS encoding iron-containing alcohol dehydrogenase, which gives rise to MMANYHSRSHALRVHAGVGALDELENELRQAGVGRALLLTGRTVAKDQAWMDDLQRQSGGRIAGLFCGIGKEAPLEDLQGAVCRAREIQADGLIALGAGSVIKAARVVAILLAEPGPVDALVTQYPAGGAAVSPRLLAPKLPIFNILTAPTSAQARGGSAVLGGGTRLEFFDPKTRPRCVFWDTRALASAPPSLAVRTSFTVYWRALMSMASVARANPLVQASRRQAWTIAQKAFASQRPFTPDVLLDLCAAALLQNRDEDDGGRPMDAHSIASQAYALAAAVFHVCPQVSQADAYAALTPAIIQLAPDSADELLAGLAQALGGSPDRASLAARLRREWRQWGLSTALDRLGVREAHWPAIRQIASHNFNADRDGQFAAQAGRMRALFDAALTGA
- a CDS encoding MFS transporter, with the translated sequence MPPLQTSASQSRVVGTLGTAQTLAWASSYYLPAMLATPMASELGLPAPTVYAAFSVALVASALIGPWAGHAIDRHGGRAVLTGTSLLFASGLAMLGLAQGPWSMFAAWLVIGVAMGAGLYEAAFSSLVRLYGLHARGAITGITLIAGFASTVGWPMSAWMETEFGWRGACFGWAALHLLIGLPLNAWLPRASVGLPVERPVTHESRPVDAPLPAKPESPGLTTALLAFVFAATWFISTAMATHLPRMLEATGASLAAAVGVGALIGPAQVAGRVLEFSFLRGVHPLLSARLAALAHPAGVAILLMAGPAFAPAFAILHGAGNGILTIAKGTLPLVLFGTQGYGARQGWLMMPARVAQALAPFLFGLALDAWGANALWLSGALGSAAFGALIVLRARPTPVRPA
- a CDS encoding 2-methylaconitate cis-trans isomerase PrpF family protein; translated protein: MLNLPPPLPFVLMRGGTSKGVFLRASDVPQDRAALADLLLRIFGSPDRRQIDGLGGADKLTSKAAIIGPPVRADSDVSYLFGQVGILAPEVDFNLNCGNLTAAVGVYAIEEGLVPAENGHTLVRVHNLNTDRIVHVRVPVSASLAQTEGSCAIDGVPGTGAAIELDFSRATGAITGKLLPLGAPLTRLEVEGIGAVEVSVVDGANLVVYIHASSLGLNGTEEPGAIDGNAALKARMNAIRRNVAHRVGLGDYWNARQAPSTPMLVILQSPRDYSTCTDGRLIPATAQDLVCRQFASGSTSKTLAATVTATTGMACGIAGTLPARMLRRPVPCELAFGHPSGLIHVDAHVRPEGEEWRVERAAIVRTARRIAEGRVYPCGGTR
- a CDS encoding arylsulfatase, whose translation is MATKRTLFCGIAALFGAAAALCAPAAAQEQRKPNIVLIVSDDTGYGDLGPYGGGVGRGMPTPNIDRLANEGMTFFSFYAQPSCTPGRAAMQTGRIPNRSGMTTVAFQGQGGGLPAEEWTLASVLKTGGYKTFFTGKWHLGEADYSLPNAQGYDEMKYAGLYHLNAYTYADPTWFPDMDPELRAMFQKVTRGALSGNAGETPREDFKINGQYVDTPVVDGKEGVVGIPFFDRYVEKASLDFLDRNAKSDQPFFMNINFMKVHQPNMPDPDYIGKSLSKSKYADSVVELDARIGRIMDKLRALGLDKNTLVFYTTDNGAWQDVYPDAGYTPFRGTKGTVREGGNRVPAIAWMPGKIAPSSKDHSIVGGLDLMATFAAVAGVKLPENDRAAKPIVFDSYDMSPVLFGTGKSARKSWFYFTENELSPGAIRVGNYKAVFNLRGDNGVKTGGLAVDTNLGWKGPESYVAAVPQVFDLWADPQERYDIFMSNVTERTWTLPTMNAAAADLMKTYATHPPRKAQSEVYNGPITLSQYERFQYIRESLAKEGFSLPMPTGN
- a CDS encoding ArsR/SmtB family transcription factor; this translates as MNEDQAVSALNALAHAQRLRVFRALVVAGLAGLTPSVLADQLGVARNTLSFHLKELAHAGLVTVEQQGRNLIYRADFSRMNGLLGYLTEHCCQGAPCEVSDPEACTSC
- the arsH gene encoding arsenical resistance protein ArsH — its product is MPELLVDLPNVDPALFDRPDTAELFSPKRATHAPRILLLYGSLRQRSYSRLVAEEAARLLQALGAETRTFNPSGLPLVDDATDDHPKVRELRELVQWAEGMVWSSPERHGAMSGLMKTQIDWIPLSVGAVRPTQGKTLAVMQVSGGSQSFNALNQMRVLGRWMRMLTIPNQSSVAKAYQEFDEAGRMKPSPYYDRVVDVVEELMKFTLLTRDAAPYLVDRYSERKETAEALSKRMKQQAI
- a CDS encoding Bug family tripartite tricarboxylate transporter substrate binding protein, with the protein product MTLSRFFRSLTGTLAVAVLIPSAGALASTADFPSRPITMITPYPPGASTDALARLVARSVGQELGQTVVVESKAGAGGTIAAQQTARAAPDGYTMMLTAGGIMTINPSVYKKLPYNPVKDFASLTVAVRVPLVLAVRSDSRFKSMADVQAAAKANPGKLTYGSAGVGTSQHLAGELYKNMAKVDILHVPYKGGAPAMTDLLGGQIDMMFVQIPSAEPQLRSGAIRILSVGSPQRSPSLPTVPTVAESGLPGYDSDTWYGFNLPAGTPPEIVSRLHSAIIKALGENEAKLTELGFVKVASTPEQMDATVKAEIASWEPIIREAGFLGSQ
- a CDS encoding Bug family tripartite tricarboxylate transporter substrate binding protein, which codes for MSYTRILRRPVLQFLAAVTLAAPLATAAWAQSAKFPDRPLSLVVPYAPGATTDQIARAVADRMGRELGQTVVVENRAGGNGIIAATHIAQSRPDGYAMLLSSDSTSVLNPMLYHRLSYNADRDLRAVALLSDLPVIMMVNPKLPVSNLSEFVAYAKAHPGKINYSSTGNGGTFHLAGELFSQAAGIEITHIPYKGGAPALQALMANEVQALFGVVGSALPQIRAGKVRPMAVATRERLPLLPDVPTFAELGFPDYVVLVRYGLMVPAATPDEHVARLASAANKALAEPALRKTFTDLGFILPAQSSPQAYSALIQSDRALWADLIQRKQISLD
- the arsB gene encoding ACR3 family arsenite efflux transporter yields the protein MSSGTQAAPAPRQAPAIGAFERYLTLWVVLCIVLGVGLGQSMPALFQAIGRLEVAQVNLPVGLLIWVMIIPMLLKVDFGALGQVRQHWRGIGVTLFINWAVKPFSMALLGWLFIRQVFSSWLPADQLDSYIAGLILLAAAPCTAMVFVWSRLTGGDPVFTLSQVALNDTIMVFAFAPLVGLLLGLSAITVPWDTLLVSVGLYIVIPVVLAQLWRRALLRRGQAALEAALARIGPFSIAALLLTLVLLFAFQGEAIIRQPLVIAMLAVPILIQVFLNSGLAYWLNRRVGERHCIAGPSALIGASNFFELAVAAAISLFGFQSGAALATVVGVLIEVPVMLLVVRIVNQSKAWYEAGASRS